In the genome of Quercus robur chromosome 3, dhQueRobu3.1, whole genome shotgun sequence, one region contains:
- the LOC126717641 gene encoding MLP-like protein 28, which produces MSLKGKVGTEIEIKSPPEKFYNIFKSQAYHVPNAAPNHIQGVDVHEGDWETHGSIKIWKYTAEGESGVFKEKVELDDANRSVTLVGIEGDVMKDYKTFKPIYQVVPKGIGSLAKLSIEYEKLREDVPAPNKYVTLMVNITKDLDAHIMKA; this is translated from the exons atgtctctgAAGGGTAAGGTGGGGACtgaaatagaaataaagtcACCACCTGAGAAGTTCTACAACATCTTTAAGAGCCAAGCCTACCATGTTCCCAACGCCGCTCCTAACCATATACAAGGGGTTGACGTGCATGAAGGTGATTGGGAGACCCATGGCTCTATTAAAATCTGGAAATATACAGCAG AGGGGGAATCCGGGGTTTTCAAAGAGAAGGTTGAATTAGATGATGCAAACAGGTCAGTAACTCTTGTTGGAATTGAAGGAGATGTCATGAAGGATTACAAGACCTTTAAGCCCATCTATCAGGTTGTTCCCAAGGGTATTGGTAGCTTGGCCAAATTGAGTATTGAATACGAGAAACTCAGGGAGGATGTGCCAGCTCCAAATAAGTATGTCACTCTGATGGTTAATATCACCAAAGATCTTGATGCACACATTATGAAGGCATAG